Within Spartobacteria bacterium, the genomic segment GGACACATTATGGCCCCTTTGTGCTGCGACAATGGCCGCCTGCATCCCAGCTATTCCGCCACCCATAACAAGGACGTTCTGCTTCTGCGCTGCCGGCATCATCGCATAATCCTTTTCCCGTCCGGTCAGCGGATTCAACGCACAGCCAATGGGATGATTCAGGAACAATTGACCGGAACACCCCTCGCGACAACCAATGCAGCGGATGATCTCGTCAAATCGTCCTTCACGGGCTTTATTCGGCAACTCCGGATCAGCCAGAGATCCTCGTCCCATAGCAATCAGATCGGCTTTCCCCGAGGCAAGAACCGCTTCCGCCAAAAACGGATCATTAATCCGGCCGACAGCAATAACAGGGATACTTACGGTGTTCCTGATCTGCGCGGCGTAATCCGTCATACTTCCATGCCGTTCAAAAACAGGAGCAGCGATAGCACTGCCCGTTTTAAAAACACCAAAGGACGAATGAATGGCATCGACGCCTGCTTCTTCCAATATTAAAGCGATAGCCTTTGTGTCTTCAATCGTCAAACCGCCGCTCACCAGTTCATGAGAGGAAATGCGGCACAGCACCGGATAGTCGTTCCCTGTCCTGCTCTTTACATCTTTAATAATATCTCGAACAAAACGCGTTCTGTTCCAAATGGTTCCACCATATTTATCCGTACGTTTATTGGAAAAGGGAGACAAGAACGTATCGATCAAATAACCGTGTGCGCAATGAATCTCACACGCATCAAAACCAGCCAGCTGCCCCCGGCGAGCGGCATCACCGAATTTAAAAACAAGATCGTCCACTTCCTCTGTCGTCAGTTCTCTCGGAGCATCGGGCATCACGGGATCTTTGATAGGAGAAGGAGCCACCGGCGACTCTCCAAGAATATCCGCCGTCGTTTCCCGACCCGCATGATACAGCTGCATCGCGATTTTTCCGCCGTGGGCATGTACTGCGTCTGCCACTTTTTTGAGCGGGGCAATATGATCATCGCTCCAAATTCCGCCATTGTATTTCCAACCTC encodes:
- a CDS encoding FAD-dependent oxidoreductase, which encodes MLKNLFTPIFIGKMPLKNRLVIPPMVTNYCTEDGMATDQLVRYFEARAKGGWGLMITANFAVTPNGRGWKYNGGIWSDDHIAPLKKVADAVHAHGGKIAMQLYHAGRETTADILGESPVAPSPIKDPVMPDAPRELTTEEVDDLVFKFGDAARRGQLAGFDACEIHCAHGYLIDTFLSPFSNKRTDKYGGTIWNRTRFVRDIIKDVKSRTGNDYPVLCRISSHELVSGGLTIEDTKAIALILEEAGVDAIHSSFGVFKTGSAIAAPVFERHGSMTDYAAQIRNTVSIPVIAVGRINDPFLAEAVLASGKADLIAMGRGSLADPELPNKAREGRFDEIIRCIGCREGCSGQLFLNHPIGCALNPLTGREKDYAMMPAAQKQNVLVMGGGIAGMQAAIVAAQRGHNVSIYEKSGKLGGQWLLAAIPPNKEELNAFTVWQKAQLEKLQIPVYLNHPLTKQDVEKMNPDTVIVATGAKEIIPDEFNTYKNTLTSVDILSGKVVPGTRVAVIGSGSVAAETANHLAAHNHDVTLLIRRNALLNDYEDAVREYLLVDMEHNHVRILVNASIESYDDKVLRIVREGQSEELGLFDSIVYAVGYERVCPFDETNSDIRTIVVGDAKNVRNALAAVKEGYEAGLTV